The proteins below come from a single Saccharopolyspora sp. SCSIO 74807 genomic window:
- a CDS encoding NAD(P)-dependent oxidoreductase, which produces MTTVAFLGTGTMGAPMARNLLSSGFAVRAWNRTRSRAEELTADGATVTDSPAEAARGADVLVTMLLDADATVEAGRAAAAELPDGTPWLQMGTIGLDGLARVAEVAGSTALVDAPVLGTRAPAEQGTLVVLASGPESARGLAQPVFDVVGGRTMWLGTSGAGGEGTRVKLAANSWVLALTNAVSESIALAENLGVDPQRFLEAIEGGAVDSPYAHLKGKAILNKDFTPAFGLSGALKDAGLIAEAAEGLQLDLAAAIRERFARAVEAGHGDEDMAAVYYSSFS; this is translated from the coding sequence ATGACGACCGTGGCCTTCCTCGGAACCGGCACGATGGGCGCCCCGATGGCGCGCAACCTGCTCAGCAGCGGCTTTGCGGTGCGCGCGTGGAACCGCACCCGCTCGCGCGCGGAAGAACTCACCGCGGACGGCGCCACCGTCACCGACAGCCCCGCCGAAGCCGCACGAGGCGCCGACGTGCTGGTGACGATGCTGCTCGACGCGGACGCGACCGTGGAAGCCGGCCGCGCCGCAGCCGCCGAACTGCCCGACGGAACACCGTGGCTGCAAATGGGCACGATCGGGCTGGACGGCCTCGCGCGAGTCGCCGAAGTGGCCGGGTCCACCGCGCTGGTCGACGCGCCCGTGCTGGGCACTCGCGCACCCGCCGAACAGGGCACGCTGGTCGTGCTGGCTTCCGGGCCGGAAAGCGCCCGGGGACTCGCGCAACCGGTGTTCGACGTGGTCGGCGGTCGCACCATGTGGCTGGGAACCTCCGGCGCAGGCGGCGAAGGCACCCGGGTCAAGCTCGCCGCGAACAGCTGGGTGCTGGCGCTGACCAACGCGGTGTCCGAATCCATCGCGCTGGCCGAGAACCTCGGGGTCGATCCGCAGCGGTTCCTGGAAGCCATCGAAGGCGGCGCCGTCGACTCGCCCTACGCGCACCTCAAGGGCAAAGCGATCCTGAACAAGGACTTCACGCCCGCGTTCGGGCTCTCCGGCGCGCTCAAAGACGCCGGTCTGATCGCCGAAGCCGCCGAGGGGCTGCAGCTGGACCTCGCCGCCGCGATCCGGGAACGCTTCGCCCGCGCCGTCGAAGCCGGGCACGGTGACGAGGACATGGCCGCGGTCTACTACTCGTCGTTCAGCTGA
- a CDS encoding GtrA family protein → MSTVETASADSARTGSRSQEVLAAAAVAVAVALLAQLPVLVNSAFYFWDDSAAQFLPMWHELGERLLAGQWPALLEPDSWMGGNIAGEALFGVWNPLHLAEFVLVVAVGDLAVAAALVKTQFLVLLGVGTHLLCREYGASRAVAAVFGVALPVSGFVLYFQAASWAGGLMGLAWVPWAWWASRRTCHRRGPLWAAFAAGYLCVSAGDPYAVLALVLVFAGLLAEFRFMRVSGTRRMCVLAASVGLTVPLVFWPVLATTAVGWRTGFVLFNVGMLAPDPGDLLNLSLPGFVPQIRSFGSFRMTVPAMYFAWFVVPLLAWLDWGAFARRAREFAGPLIVAACAVLLCLGPSQVGLFRWPLRHLPLAYLALSVVFAVVVSAGLRRDRVWLRWSVTVGVLVLCGYLSFAAWPSLWFAYAVSLLLTGGLLAIALRVRLMPLVLHAGTVVALVLQLCWFPANRDVADYNFPSDVRRLRDDFAGLRTGTVVQIADRAAIPQEDIASGAVWRHLLFGNMHAVAGVPSLVAYTGIGYRALHDRLCLGYFGAHCPDAYRRLWTVDETGVPLADQLKVRHVVVQRQLIDAPVPPSGWRVVQRNDVVTRFERVAALAWPDGRVGASRGVRVESDVERGTRTEDVRFSAVDRTGGRIVFARLAWPGYQATVDGARVPLRATSAGLVEVSVPPGARAGSLRLTWSPPGYPGCLVLAGAGAVLAVLGSRKAVWS, encoded by the coding sequence ATGAGCACTGTGGAAACCGCATCCGCCGACTCGGCCCGGACCGGGTCGCGTTCGCAAGAGGTGCTGGCTGCCGCGGCGGTCGCCGTCGCGGTCGCACTGCTGGCTCAGCTGCCGGTTCTGGTGAACTCCGCGTTCTACTTCTGGGACGACAGCGCCGCGCAGTTCCTCCCGATGTGGCACGAGCTGGGGGAGCGGCTGCTCGCCGGGCAATGGCCCGCGCTGCTGGAACCGGATTCCTGGATGGGCGGGAACATCGCGGGCGAAGCGCTGTTCGGGGTGTGGAACCCGCTGCACCTGGCTGAGTTCGTGCTCGTCGTCGCGGTCGGTGATCTCGCCGTGGCGGCCGCCTTGGTCAAAACCCAGTTCCTCGTGCTGCTGGGTGTGGGCACGCATCTGCTGTGCCGGGAATACGGGGCCTCGCGTGCGGTGGCGGCGGTCTTCGGCGTGGCACTGCCGGTTTCCGGCTTCGTCTTGTACTTCCAGGCGGCGAGCTGGGCCGGTGGCCTGATGGGACTGGCGTGGGTGCCGTGGGCTTGGTGGGCGTCGCGGCGCACGTGTCACCGGAGGGGGCCGCTCTGGGCGGCTTTCGCGGCCGGGTACCTGTGCGTGTCGGCCGGTGATCCGTACGCGGTGTTGGCCCTCGTCCTGGTTTTCGCCGGTTTGCTCGCGGAATTCCGGTTCATGCGGGTGTCCGGGACGCGCCGCATGTGCGTGCTCGCGGCCTCGGTGGGACTGACGGTGCCGCTGGTGTTCTGGCCGGTGCTAGCGACCACCGCGGTCGGCTGGCGAACCGGATTCGTGCTGTTCAACGTGGGGATGCTCGCGCCAGACCCGGGTGATCTGCTGAATCTGAGCCTGCCCGGGTTCGTGCCGCAGATCCGGTCGTTCGGTTCGTTCCGGATGACGGTGCCCGCGATGTACTTCGCCTGGTTCGTCGTTCCGCTGCTGGCTTGGCTCGATTGGGGTGCGTTCGCGCGGCGCGCAAGGGAATTCGCCGGGCCGTTGATCGTTGCCGCGTGCGCGGTCCTGCTGTGCTTGGGGCCTTCGCAGGTCGGCTTGTTCCGCTGGCCGTTGCGGCACCTTCCGTTGGCGTACCTGGCGTTGTCGGTCGTGTTCGCGGTCGTGGTGAGTGCGGGGCTGCGCAGGGACCGGGTGTGGTTGCGATGGTCTGTCACGGTCGGCGTTCTGGTGCTGTGCGGGTACTTGTCGTTCGCGGCGTGGCCGTCGCTGTGGTTCGCCTACGCCGTCTCGCTGCTGCTGACGGGCGGATTGCTCGCGATCGCGTTGCGGGTGCGCCTGATGCCGCTGGTGCTGCACGCCGGGACCGTTGTCGCACTGGTGCTCCAGCTCTGCTGGTTCCCGGCGAACCGCGACGTGGCCGATTACAACTTCCCGTCCGACGTTCGACGGCTGCGGGATGATTTCGCCGGACTGCGGACGGGCACCGTGGTGCAGATCGCCGATCGTGCGGCGATACCTCAGGAGGACATCGCTTCCGGAGCCGTCTGGCGCCATCTGCTGTTCGGCAACATGCACGCTGTGGCCGGAGTGCCGAGCCTGGTCGCCTACACCGGCATCGGGTACCGCGCGCTGCACGATCGGCTGTGCCTGGGCTACTTCGGGGCGCATTGCCCGGACGCTTACCGTCGACTATGGACGGTCGATGAGACCGGGGTGCCGCTGGCCGATCAGCTCAAGGTCCGGCACGTCGTCGTGCAGCGGCAGCTGATCGATGCTCCGGTGCCGCCGTCCGGCTGGCGCGTGGTGCAGCGCAACGACGTGGTCACGCGCTTCGAGCGGGTGGCGGCCCTTGCGTGGCCGGATGGCCGGGTCGGTGCGTCTCGCGGTGTCAGGGTCGAATCGGATGTCGAAAGGGGAACGCGAACTGAGGACGTGCGGTTCTCCGCGGTGGACCGCACCGGTGGACGGATCGTGTTCGCGCGGCTCGCCTGGCCCGGATACCAGGCCACTGTGGACGGAGCTCGGGTGCCGTTGCGTGCGACCTCGGCCGGCTTGGTCGAGGTTTCCGTCCCACCCGGTGCTCGTGCCGGGAGTCTGCGGCTGACCTGGAGTCCGCCCGGCTATCCCGGCTGCCTGGTGCTCGCGGGGGCAGGGGCGGTGCTGGCCGTGCTGGGTTCGCGGAAGGCGGTGTGGTCGTGA
- a CDS encoding GtrA family protein, whose product MIARWPLVRFAGVGGINTAVHLSVFTVVRPVLPYWMAHAAATVLAMSCSYLLNCKFTFGVLPCARSLLLYPVSHVGSLTLSTAAMSVLVGVAGIDARAATLAGGVVALPLTYLLSRGALTGGVRKRVTA is encoded by the coding sequence ATGATCGCCCGGTGGCCGCTGGTCCGGTTCGCCGGCGTCGGCGGTATCAACACCGCGGTGCACCTGTCCGTGTTCACGGTCGTGCGCCCGGTCTTGCCGTACTGGATGGCACACGCGGCGGCGACGGTGCTCGCGATGAGCTGCTCCTACCTGTTGAACTGCAAGTTCACCTTCGGGGTGCTGCCCTGCGCGCGTTCGTTGCTGCTGTACCCGGTTTCGCACGTCGGCAGCCTCACGCTGAGCACGGCTGCAATGTCGGTGCTGGTGGGAGTGGCCGGGATCGATGCGCGAGCGGCGACGTTGGCCGGTGGTGTAGTCGCGCTGCCGCTTACCTACCTGCTCAGCCGTGGCGCGCTCACCGGTGGCGTCCGGAAGCGGGTGACGGCATGA
- a CDS encoding class II aldolase/adducin family protein, with product MSEPVLAAERAEVIRVARKMIDDRLVVGTSGNISVRSGDLVAVTPSGVDYDAMRVAEVPVVALDGEVVDGELPPTSELPMHLTAYERHGAHAVVHTHSLHATAVSLLRDDVPAVHYQLAEFGGAVRVADYATFGSEQLAENVSAALADRGACILRNHGALAVGSTLPRAYNRARQLEWLCELWLTAKRAGEPRLLDDAELARCAERFAGYGVHRE from the coding sequence TTGAGCGAGCCGGTGCTGGCCGCCGAACGGGCCGAGGTCATCCGCGTCGCGCGCAAGATGATCGACGACCGGCTCGTGGTGGGCACTTCCGGCAACATCTCGGTGCGGTCCGGCGATCTGGTGGCGGTGACACCGTCCGGTGTGGACTACGACGCCATGCGGGTCGCCGAGGTCCCGGTGGTCGCGCTCGACGGCGAGGTGGTGGACGGCGAGCTGCCGCCCACCTCCGAGCTGCCGATGCACCTGACCGCCTACGAGCGGCACGGCGCCCACGCCGTCGTGCACACGCACTCGCTGCATGCCACCGCGGTGTCGTTGTTGCGCGACGACGTTCCCGCGGTGCACTACCAACTGGCCGAGTTCGGCGGTGCGGTGCGGGTGGCCGACTACGCCACCTTCGGATCCGAGCAGCTGGCGGAGAACGTGTCCGCGGCGCTGGCCGACCGGGGAGCGTGCATCCTGCGCAATCACGGCGCGCTCGCGGTCGGCTCGACGTTGCCGCGGGCCTACAACAGGGCGCGGCAGCTGGAATGGCTCTGCGAGCTGTGGTTGACCGCCAAGCGCGCCGGCGAGCCGCGATTGCTCGACGATGCGGAACTCGCGCGCTGTGCGGAGCGGTTCGCCGGTTACGGCGTGCACCGCGAATAG
- a CDS encoding FGGY-family carbohydrate kinase yields the protein MIIGVDVGTSVTKASLLGRDGSARVTHSTRSTLHRLPGGRVEQDLDEVLDSAVQVIRSIIAEAGERVQALAITGQGDGLWLRDATGRQVGPGVSWMDARAAGVLQRWDQTGVRRAVHGLTGAGLFPGSPAPLLAHVAEHEPDRLRRAEVAGYCVDAIVQRLTGEITVDASDASMPFLDVPSRTYSAAALAACGLSEHRRLLAEPAPPGKLFALGARSAELLGLPSGLPVSAGPFDLPACAFGSGIDAVGDGALVIGTTLGCQVLRDEVVIDPCGEAAGMWVAGPRPDRFLRVMPAMVGTANLDWVLRMVGAEVADLDAMLGASRPGANGVSALSFLASSGERAPFVEPHARGQFTGLSLETTPADLVRALCEAMAYAARHNLEAAGLTGSVSACGGGARSATWGQIFADVLGRPLHVPHEAGVGARGAAMTAWDALGEPVDREQWAAARRTVSPDPAAAEFYERGYRAYLESIDRARPVWRSEGGAAR from the coding sequence ATGATCATCGGGGTGGACGTTGGCACTTCGGTGACGAAGGCGTCGCTGCTCGGACGCGACGGGTCCGCGCGGGTCACGCACAGCACGCGCAGCACGCTGCACCGGCTGCCGGGCGGCCGGGTCGAGCAGGACCTCGACGAGGTCTTGGACTCGGCGGTGCAGGTCATCCGCTCGATCATCGCCGAGGCGGGCGAGCGGGTGCAGGCGCTGGCGATCACCGGCCAGGGCGATGGCCTGTGGCTGCGCGACGCCACGGGCAGGCAGGTCGGGCCCGGCGTGTCCTGGATGGACGCCCGCGCTGCGGGTGTGCTGCAGCGTTGGGACCAGACGGGTGTGCGACGCGCGGTCCACGGCCTGACCGGTGCGGGATTGTTCCCCGGCTCGCCTGCGCCGCTGCTGGCGCACGTCGCCGAACACGAGCCGGATCGGCTGCGCCGCGCGGAAGTCGCCGGCTACTGCGTGGACGCGATAGTGCAGCGGCTGACCGGGGAGATCACGGTGGACGCTTCGGACGCGTCGATGCCGTTCCTGGACGTGCCCAGCCGCACCTACTCGGCTGCTGCGCTGGCCGCGTGCGGGTTGTCCGAGCACCGTCGGCTCTTGGCCGAACCGGCCCCGCCGGGCAAGTTGTTCGCGCTCGGCGCGCGCAGCGCCGAACTGCTCGGGTTGCCGTCCGGCCTGCCGGTTTCGGCGGGCCCGTTCGACCTGCCCGCGTGCGCGTTCGGCTCCGGCATCGACGCGGTCGGCGACGGTGCGCTGGTGATCGGCACGACGCTGGGTTGCCAGGTGCTGCGCGACGAAGTGGTCATCGACCCGTGCGGGGAGGCGGCGGGCATGTGGGTGGCCGGTCCCCGGCCGGACCGCTTCCTGCGGGTGATGCCCGCGATGGTGGGCACCGCGAACCTGGATTGGGTGCTGCGCATGGTCGGGGCCGAGGTGGCCGACCTGGACGCCATGCTCGGCGCCAGCCGCCCGGGCGCGAACGGGGTCTCGGCGCTGTCGTTCCTGGCGTCGTCGGGTGAGCGGGCGCCGTTCGTCGAGCCGCACGCGCGGGGCCAGTTCACCGGCCTGTCGCTGGAAACCACTCCTGCCGATCTGGTGCGCGCGTTGTGCGAGGCGATGGCCTACGCCGCGCGGCACAACCTGGAGGCGGCGGGCCTGACCGGTTCGGTTTCGGCCTGCGGGGGCGGGGCGCGTTCCGCGACCTGGGGTCAGATCTTCGCCGACGTGCTCGGCCGCCCGTTGCACGTGCCGCACGAGGCAGGCGTCGGCGCCCGCGGGGCGGCGATGACCGCGTGGGATGCGTTGGGCGAGCCGGTGGACCGCGAGCAGTGGGCGGCGGCCCGGCGCACGGTGTCGCCGGATCCTGCCGCGGCGGAGTTTTACGAGCGCGGGTACCGCGCATATCTGGAGTCGATCGACCGGGCGCGGCCAGTGTGGCGGTCCGAAGGAGGAGCAGCGCGATGA
- a CDS encoding 2-hydroxyacid dehydrogenase, giving the protein MAKVLAAGDHFVAPELFVDALSTHAGGHDLEFAELKLPWPVEPFGPVGGVREASGTEQQVLEVLDGAAVAMTQMAPFTAEVLGKSPELKLLGVCRGGPINVDLPAATEAGVIVSYTPGRNAAGAAEFAVGMILAALRRIPASDAELKQGNWRGDYYAYDNAGIELAGSTVGLVGYGAIGRIVARVLHAFGARVQVADPFVRPEEAEHDGVRLVGLDELLRSSFVVSLHARLTAETEHLLNADNLALLPQGAVLVNSARGGLLDYAPLPGLLKSGRLGALAVDVYDIEPPPREWPLFDSPNVITTPHLGGATRQTAHRAADIVAGDAARFLDGRRPRYVANPEVLARFEGLQP; this is encoded by the coding sequence ATGGCCAAGGTGCTCGCCGCGGGCGACCACTTCGTGGCTCCCGAGCTGTTCGTGGACGCGTTGAGCACCCATGCCGGTGGCCACGACCTCGAGTTCGCCGAGTTGAAGCTGCCGTGGCCGGTGGAACCGTTCGGTCCCGTCGGTGGGGTCCGGGAGGCCAGCGGCACCGAGCAGCAAGTGCTGGAAGTGCTGGACGGGGCCGCGGTGGCGATGACCCAGATGGCTCCGTTCACCGCCGAAGTGCTGGGCAAGAGCCCCGAGCTGAAGCTGCTCGGGGTCTGCCGCGGTGGGCCGATCAACGTCGACCTGCCTGCCGCCACCGAAGCCGGCGTGATCGTCAGCTACACGCCGGGCCGCAACGCCGCGGGGGCTGCGGAGTTCGCCGTCGGGATGATCTTGGCCGCGCTGCGGCGCATCCCGGCATCGGATGCCGAGCTCAAGCAGGGCAACTGGCGCGGCGACTACTACGCCTACGACAACGCCGGGATCGAGTTGGCAGGTTCGACCGTCGGCCTGGTCGGTTACGGCGCCATCGGGCGCATCGTGGCCCGCGTGCTGCACGCCTTCGGCGCGCGAGTGCAGGTCGCCGACCCGTTCGTGCGGCCGGAAGAGGCCGAGCACGACGGCGTGCGCTTGGTCGGGCTCGACGAGCTGCTGCGCAGCAGCTTCGTGGTGAGCCTGCACGCGCGGCTCACCGCGGAGACCGAGCACCTGCTCAACGCGGACAACTTGGCGTTGCTGCCGCAAGGCGCGGTGCTGGTGAACTCCGCGCGCGGTGGCCTGCTCGACTACGCGCCGCTGCCGGGACTGCTGAAGTCCGGCCGGTTGGGTGCGCTGGCGGTGGACGTCTACGACATCGAGCCGCCGCCGCGCGAGTGGCCGCTGTTCGACTCCCCGAACGTGATCACCACGCCGCACCTGGGCGGCGCGACCCGGCAGACCGCGCACCGCGCGGCGGACATCGTCGCCGGTGACGCGGCCCGCTTCCTGGACGGGCGGCGGCCGCGGTACGTGGCCAATCCGGAAGTGCTGGCACGGTTCGAAGGTCTACAGCCATGA
- a CDS encoding dihydroxyacetone kinase family protein: protein MTRLYDDPASFSEDMVSGFVAANPGYVREVRGGVVRARKARRGKVAVVTGGGSGHYPAFCGVVGNGFADGAVVGNIFTSPSAEDAYSVGKAADNGAGVVFSFGNYAGDNMNFGLAVERLERAGIRAHNVVVTDDVASAGAEDIAKRRGVVGDFVVFKVASAAAEEGYSFDEVVRVGEHANDRTRSLGVAFDGCTLPGSSEPLFEVPKGRMGLGLGIHGEPGVSEVDMPSAAELARTLVDGVLAEAPEVEGTPRVVAILNGLGATKYEELFVVWKTASRLLAEAGVQVVEQEVGELVTSLDMAGCSLTLTWLDPELERLYAAPADSPAYRRGSVTASEVDDQVVEEAEEVVEEATALAPEAGRRTSKAVVAALRAISDDLHEAEAELGRMDAVAGDGDHGRGMSRGSAAAVEAGAAAAKRGAGPAAVLVAAGDGWAAKAGGTSGALWGAGLRSFGDLLPDDRAVAAADLLAGAKAALAAVRRLGRAELGDKTLVDAMDPFVDALDAAVQDGQDGPQAWQRAAHEATAAAQRTAELTPRTGRARPLAERSVGTPDPGATSLAMALNQVAGVLTAGTESDAQEVK from the coding sequence ATGACGCGACTCTACGACGATCCGGCGTCGTTCAGCGAAGACATGGTGTCCGGCTTCGTCGCCGCGAATCCCGGCTACGTGCGGGAGGTTCGCGGCGGCGTGGTGCGGGCGCGCAAGGCGCGCCGCGGCAAGGTCGCCGTGGTCACCGGCGGTGGTTCGGGGCACTACCCGGCGTTCTGCGGCGTGGTCGGCAACGGGTTCGCCGATGGGGCCGTGGTGGGCAACATCTTCACCTCGCCGTCGGCGGAGGACGCCTACTCGGTGGGCAAGGCCGCCGACAACGGCGCGGGCGTGGTGTTCTCGTTCGGCAACTACGCCGGGGACAACATGAACTTCGGGCTGGCCGTGGAACGGCTGGAACGCGCCGGGATCCGCGCGCACAACGTCGTGGTGACCGACGACGTGGCCAGCGCCGGTGCCGAGGACATCGCCAAACGCCGCGGTGTGGTGGGCGATTTCGTGGTGTTCAAGGTCGCCTCGGCGGCCGCGGAGGAGGGCTACTCGTTCGACGAGGTGGTCCGCGTCGGCGAGCACGCCAACGACCGCACCCGCAGCCTCGGCGTGGCCTTCGACGGCTGCACGCTGCCCGGTAGCTCGGAACCGCTGTTCGAGGTTCCGAAGGGGCGGATGGGCCTGGGCCTCGGGATCCACGGCGAACCAGGTGTGTCCGAAGTGGACATGCCGTCGGCCGCGGAGCTGGCCCGCACACTGGTGGACGGGGTGCTGGCCGAAGCGCCGGAAGTCGAGGGCACGCCGCGGGTGGTGGCGATCCTCAACGGGCTCGGCGCCACGAAGTACGAAGAGCTGTTCGTGGTGTGGAAGACCGCCTCCCGGCTGCTGGCCGAGGCAGGCGTGCAGGTCGTCGAGCAGGAGGTCGGCGAACTGGTCACCAGCCTGGACATGGCCGGTTGTTCGCTCACGCTGACCTGGCTGGACCCCGAGCTGGAACGGCTCTACGCCGCTCCGGCCGACAGCCCGGCCTACCGCAGGGGCAGCGTCACTGCGTCCGAAGTGGACGACCAGGTCGTCGAGGAGGCCGAAGAGGTCGTCGAAGAGGCCACCGCCCTCGCTCCGGAGGCGGGCAGGCGCACCTCGAAGGCCGTGGTCGCCGCACTCCGCGCGATCAGCGACGACCTGCACGAGGCGGAAGCCGAGCTGGGCCGGATGGACGCCGTGGCCGGGGACGGTGACCACGGTCGCGGCATGTCCCGCGGCAGCGCCGCTGCGGTGGAAGCCGGTGCGGCCGCCGCCAAGCGCGGAGCAGGCCCGGCCGCGGTGCTGGTGGCCGCCGGGGACGGCTGGGCCGCCAAGGCCGGTGGGACTTCCGGCGCGCTGTGGGGCGCCGGCCTGCGCTCCTTCGGCGACCTGCTGCCGGACGACCGCGCGGTGGCCGCGGCCGATCTGCTCGCCGGAGCGAAGGCCGCGCTGGCCGCGGTGCGCCGCCTCGGCCGCGCCGAGCTGGGCGACAAGACGCTGGTCGACGCCATGGACCCGTTCGTCGACGCGCTCGACGCGGCCGTGCAGGACGGGCAGGACGGGCCGCAGGCGTGGCAGCGGGCGGCCCACGAGGCAACCGCGGCCGCCCAACGCACCGCCGAGCTCACACCCCGCACCGGCCGCGCCCGGCCGCTGGCGGAACGCAGCGTCGGCACCCCCGACCCGGGCGCCACGTCTCTGGCGATGGCGCTCAACCAGGTCGCCGGGGTGCTGACGGCAGGAACCGAATCCGACGCGCAAGAGGTGAAGTGA
- a CDS encoding HAD family phosphatase yields the protein MTQPNGAAVAAHRAVVFDMDGVLVESEHLWERMWSRFAAARGRTWTAQQTRQVQGMSAPEWSAFLAGFSVAEDSAAATERLVVDDMIGALHGGEIELLPGAERMITEVAARAPIALASSAPRRLIDAVLDRHGLTEFFAATVSSAEVPRGKPSPDVYREAARRLAQDPQACLAVEDSSNGLRAAAAAGMTVVAIPSPDYPPAEDALAAAGFVAADLDEVRLHLLDSLSAAVAG from the coding sequence ATGACGCAGCCGAACGGCGCGGCGGTGGCTGCGCACCGTGCTGTCGTTTTCGACATGGACGGCGTCCTGGTCGAGAGCGAACACCTGTGGGAGCGGATGTGGAGCAGGTTCGCCGCCGCGCGCGGCCGGACCTGGACGGCGCAGCAGACCCGCCAGGTGCAGGGCATGAGCGCGCCGGAGTGGTCGGCGTTCCTGGCCGGGTTCAGCGTGGCCGAGGACTCCGCCGCCGCGACCGAGCGGCTGGTCGTCGACGACATGATCGGCGCGCTGCACGGCGGTGAGATCGAGCTGCTGCCCGGTGCGGAGCGCATGATCACCGAGGTCGCCGCGCGCGCTCCGATCGCGCTGGCTTCCTCGGCGCCGCGCAGGCTCATCGATGCCGTGCTCGATCGGCACGGGCTCACCGAGTTCTTCGCCGCGACCGTCTCGAGCGCGGAGGTCCCGCGCGGCAAACCCAGCCCGGACGTGTACCGGGAAGCCGCGCGCAGGCTCGCGCAGGACCCGCAGGCTTGCCTGGCCGTGGAAGATTCCAGCAACGGGCTGCGCGCCGCCGCGGCGGCAGGCATGACCGTGGTGGCCATCCCCAGCCCCGACTACCCACCCGCCGAGGACGCGCTGGCCGCGGCCGGATTCGTGGCCGCGGACCTGGACGAGGTCCGGCTGCACCTGCTCGACTCGCTGTCGGCCGCCGTCGCCGGTTGA
- a CDS encoding DeoR/GlpR family DNA-binding transcription regulator, which translates to MVSASKKQSPRLVRQQQIIDHVVAGGFASAAELSTMAGVSLMTVHRDIDDLVSRGLLRKFHGGVSAQPSTVFESSSDFRLHTHTREKEALAAAALPLITPGMSVMLDDSTTGLSLARQLADVGPLTVVSNYRQVHEALRESPDIRLIGIGGEYSRTHDSYIGLPCQEMISGLSVDIMFLSTSAMNATMTFHQEQEIVLVKRAMIATANTRVLMMDASKVGRAALHRVAPVGDFEHVLLAGDPGAELVEAMREHSEVRLVPVD; encoded by the coding sequence ATGGTGTCCGCATCGAAGAAGCAGTCCCCTCGGCTCGTGCGCCAGCAGCAGATCATCGACCACGTCGTCGCCGGTGGTTTCGCCAGCGCCGCCGAGTTGTCGACGATGGCCGGGGTCAGCCTGATGACGGTGCACCGCGACATCGACGACCTGGTCAGCCGCGGACTGCTGCGCAAGTTCCACGGCGGGGTCTCCGCCCAGCCATCGACCGTGTTCGAGAGCAGTTCCGACTTCCGGCTGCACACCCACACCCGGGAGAAGGAAGCGCTGGCCGCCGCGGCACTCCCGCTGATCACACCCGGCATGTCGGTGATGCTGGACGACTCCACGACCGGCCTTTCCCTGGCCAGGCAACTCGCCGACGTCGGTCCGCTGACCGTGGTGAGCAACTACCGCCAAGTGCACGAGGCGCTGCGGGAATCGCCGGACATCCGGCTGATCGGCATCGGCGGCGAGTACTCCCGCACGCACGACTCCTACATCGGGCTGCCCTGCCAGGAGATGATCAGCGGGTTGTCGGTGGACATCATGTTCCTGTCCACTTCGGCGATGAACGCGACCATGACCTTCCACCAGGAGCAGGAGATCGTGCTGGTGAAACGCGCGATGATCGCGACCGCCAACACGCGGGTGCTGATGATGGACGCCAGCAAGGTCGGCCGCGCAGCGCTGCACCGGGTGGCCCCGGTCGGCGACTTCGAGCACGTGCTGCTGGCCGGGGACCCCGGCGCCGAGCTCGTCGAGGCGATGCGCGAACACTCCGAGGTGCGGCTGGTCCCGGTGGACTGA
- a CDS encoding ribose-5-phosphate isomerase, with protein MTEQNAPWRIIVGGDDAGYQYKEAIKADFEKDSRVASVTDVGVGSDEHTDYPHVAVAAARKVAEGEADRALLICGTGLGVAISANKVPGVRAVTAHDSYSVQRSVLSNDAQVLCFGQRVVGIELARLLASEWLDLVFDDSSSSAKKVAAINEYDSGAAS; from the coding sequence ATGACCGAGCAGAACGCTCCCTGGCGCATCATCGTCGGTGGCGACGACGCCGGGTACCAGTACAAGGAAGCCATCAAGGCCGACTTCGAGAAGGACTCCCGGGTCGCTTCGGTGACTGACGTGGGCGTCGGCTCCGATGAGCACACCGACTACCCGCACGTTGCGGTGGCCGCCGCGCGCAAGGTCGCCGAAGGCGAGGCCGACCGGGCCCTGCTGATCTGCGGCACCGGCCTCGGCGTCGCGATCAGCGCGAACAAGGTGCCGGGGGTGCGCGCGGTGACCGCGCACGACAGCTACTCGGTGCAGCGTTCGGTGCTGAGCAACGACGCGCAGGTGCTGTGCTTCGGCCAGCGCGTGGTCGGCATCGAGCTGGCGCGGCTGCTGGCTTCGGAGTGGCTGGACCTGGTCTTCGACGACAGCTCCTCGTCGGCGAAGAAGGTCGCGGCGATCAACGAGTACGACTCCGGCGCCGCGAGTTGA